A DNA window from Chiroxiphia lanceolata isolate bChiLan1 chromosome 6, bChiLan1.pri, whole genome shotgun sequence contains the following coding sequences:
- the LOC116788059 gene encoding circumsporozoite protein-like → MGRAATGAGRGRRGKGETSHGGAGRQRGRGSPREAAARQGGAAGNRRPERGGEGGEGRAAATCRSERAAPAAVTAGGPGGPRRAPGHAPPRPSAGGGSAAIGWGRAGAGPAGGRAASPLAGAAWWAGRGAAARGVGRAGAEREVGGGGGGGSGAAGAQAGPAAPRHPPGAGEPLTNAHCALGDSTVRVTAANLLLGHRCAAASPPRTRTSTPRRPPPLPAGPGEGLRRGKESASPTQRHCPVSSSSPCSAPWTPDAPWVAPRDRPHCSAERGKMEHFSQQGSGKVECTQSVL, encoded by the exons ATGGGCCGGGCTGCGacgggggcggggaggggacggaggggaaagggggagacaAGCCACGGGGGCGCGGGGCGCCAGCGGGGACGGGGCTCCccgcgggaggcggcggcgagGCAGGGGGGCGCCGCCGGCAACCGGCGGCCCGAGCGGGGCGGCGAGGGCGGGGAGGGCAGGG CAGCAGCGACGTGCAGAAGCGAacgcgccgcgcccgccgctgTCACCgccggggggccgggggggccgcgcCGCGCGCCCGGACACGCCCCGCCGCGGCCGTCGGCGGGCGGTGGCAGCGCCGCCATTGGCTGGGGCcgcgcgggggcggggccggcgggcgggCGCGCGGCGTCGCCATTGGCTGGAGCGGCGTGGTGGGCGGGGCGAGGGGCCGCGGCGCGCGGCGtgggccgggccggggcagAGCGAGAAGttggcggcggcggcggcggcgggagcggggcggcgggagcgcaG gcgggccccgccgccccccgtCACCCTCCAGGAGCAGGTGAGCCACTGACTAACGCACATTGTGCTCTCGGCGACTCCACTGTGCGTGTGACAGCGGCTAACCTGCTCCTCGGACATCGCTGTGCGGCCGCCTCGCCTCCACGGACCCGCACCTCGACGCCTCGACGCCCGCCTCCCCTCCCGGCCGGCCCCGGTGAGGGGCTCCGGCGTGGCAAGGAGTCGGCGTCCCCCACCCAGCGCCACTGTCCCgtctccagcagctccccatgCTCAGCGCCGTGGACCCCCGATGCGCCGTGGGTAGCGCCCCGCGATCGGCCGCACTGCTCAGCGGAGCGTGGAAAGATGGAACACTTCTCGCAGCAGGGCTCA ggcaaGGTAGAATGCACTCAGTCTGTACtctga
- the LOC116788504 gene encoding ras association domain-containing protein 7-like isoform X1 yields MELKVWVDGIQRVVCGVSEQTTCQEVVIALARAIGQTGRYVLVQKLREKERQLLPLECPLESLAKCGQYANDVQFILRRTGPSMTERPSSEGAPQAPERTFIRASLPIKPRLTSMDAPRSREPKKSMTFNLGPTGSSDPFTVSRWRHQTREGIDLEGGGIVQPSKEELFRRVLQQQEQLHSLEAHGDTLEMDLRLWERSRLAGQENEILYLEQLVRRNETELGEEEFWQSELRLEKECERERQERVRSLRASLEEYTQRIFELSARTEALQEEIQWEMAERAKRGKEISLPSPIELEDMATKMKRDLEAKVKQGTQLESNLASVEKALEEAEKNLQAQTQELEELNKELRQCNLQQFIQQTGATVTVLQARSEEDAQPEPSPCELPAYRRNGGFPPTAGTDSPPRVSTKQLLSHPRTLPEPLVSSLNPEENSGAPILHSLLKRPIVHLEKSLFL; encoded by the exons ATGGAGCTGAAGGTCTGGGTGGATGGGATCCAGAGGGTTGTGTGCGGTGTCTCAGAGCAAACTACCTGCCAAGAAGTGGTCATTGCCCTGGCACGGGCCATCG GTCAGACAGGCCGCTATGTGCTGGTGCAGAAGCTGCGAGAGAAGGAGCGGCAGCTGCTGCCGCTGGAGTGCCCCCTGGAGTCCCTGGCCAAGTGTGGACAGTATGCCAACGATGTGCAGTTCATCCTGCGGCGGACAGGCCCCAGCATGACCGAGCGGCCCTCCTCAGAGGGCGCTCCGCAAGCTCCCGAGAGGACGTTCATCCGGGCCAGTTTGCCCATCAAGCCCAGGCTCACCAGCATGGATGCACCCCGTTCTCGGGAGCCAAAAAAATCCATGACCTTCAACTTGGGTCCTACAGGCTCCAGTGACCCGTTCACTGTGAGCCGATGGAGGCACCAAACACGGGAAGGGATCGACTTGGAGGGTGGTGGGATTGTCCAACCCTCCAAAGAGGAGCTGTTTAGGAGGGTGCTGCAGCAACAGGAGCAGCTGCATTCCTTGGAGGCCCATGGGGACACCCTGGAAATGGACCTACGGCTCTGGGAGCGCAGCCGGCTTGCCGGCCAGGAGAATGAGATCCTCTATCTGGAGCAACTGGTACGAAGGAATGAGACAGAGCTGGGCGAGGAGGAATTTTGGCAGAGCGAGCTCCGGCTGGAAAAGGAGTGTGAGCGAGAGCGGCAGGAGCGGGTTAGAAGCCTGCGGGCCAGCCTGGAGGAGTACACCCAGAGGATCTTTGAGCTGAGTGCGCGGACTGAAGCCCTGCAGGAGGAGATCCAGTGGGAGATGGCTGAGAGAGCCAAGAGGGGGAAGGAGATCTCTCTGCCCAGCCCCATAGAGCTGGAGGACATGGCCACCAAAATGAAAAGGGACCTGGAGGCCAAGGTCAAGCAAGGCACCCAGCTGGAGAGCAACCTGGCCAGTGTGGAGAAAGCCCTGGAGGAAGCTGAAAAGAAC TTGCAGGCCCAGACCCAAGAGCTGGAGGAGTTAAATAAGGAGCTGAGGCAGTGTAATTTGCAGCAGTTTATTCAGCAGACGGGGGCCACGGTGACTGTCCTGCAGGCCAGGTCTGAGGAGGATGCCCAGCCGGAGCCGAGCCCGTGCGAGCTGCCAGCCTACCGGAGAAACGGAG GTTTTCCTCCCACTGCTGGTACCGACTCGCCTCCCCGAGTCAGCACcaagcagctcctcagccatCCCAGGACCCTGCCGGAGCCCCTGGTGTCCAGCCTGAATCCCGAGG AAAACAGCGGTGCTCCCATTCTGCATAGCCTCCTCAAAAGACCCATCGTGCATTTGGAAAAGTCCTTGTTCCTTTGA
- the LOC116788504 gene encoding ras association domain-containing protein 7-like isoform X2, whose translation MELKVWVDGIQRVVCGVSEQTTCQEVVIALARAIGQTGRYVLVQKLREKERQLLPLECPLESLAKCGQYANDVQFILRRTGPSMTERPSSEGAPQAPERTFIRASLPIKPRLTSMDAPRSREPKKSMTFNLGPTGSSDPFTVSRWRHQTREGIDLEGGGIVQPSKEELFRRVLQQQEQLHSLEAHGDTLEMDLRLWERSRLAGQENEILYLEQLVRRNETELGEEEFWQSELRLEKECERERQERVRSLRASLEEYTQRIFELSARTEALQEEIQWEMAERAKRGKEISLPSPIELEDMATKMKRDLEAKVKQGTQLESNLASVEKALEEAEKNLQAQTQELEELNKELRQCNLQQFIQQTGATVTVLQARSEEDAQPEPSPCELPAYRRNGGFPPTAGTDSPPRVSTKQLLSHPRTLPEPLVSSLNPEVVSTRQSIWR comes from the exons ATGGAGCTGAAGGTCTGGGTGGATGGGATCCAGAGGGTTGTGTGCGGTGTCTCAGAGCAAACTACCTGCCAAGAAGTGGTCATTGCCCTGGCACGGGCCATCG GTCAGACAGGCCGCTATGTGCTGGTGCAGAAGCTGCGAGAGAAGGAGCGGCAGCTGCTGCCGCTGGAGTGCCCCCTGGAGTCCCTGGCCAAGTGTGGACAGTATGCCAACGATGTGCAGTTCATCCTGCGGCGGACAGGCCCCAGCATGACCGAGCGGCCCTCCTCAGAGGGCGCTCCGCAAGCTCCCGAGAGGACGTTCATCCGGGCCAGTTTGCCCATCAAGCCCAGGCTCACCAGCATGGATGCACCCCGTTCTCGGGAGCCAAAAAAATCCATGACCTTCAACTTGGGTCCTACAGGCTCCAGTGACCCGTTCACTGTGAGCCGATGGAGGCACCAAACACGGGAAGGGATCGACTTGGAGGGTGGTGGGATTGTCCAACCCTCCAAAGAGGAGCTGTTTAGGAGGGTGCTGCAGCAACAGGAGCAGCTGCATTCCTTGGAGGCCCATGGGGACACCCTGGAAATGGACCTACGGCTCTGGGAGCGCAGCCGGCTTGCCGGCCAGGAGAATGAGATCCTCTATCTGGAGCAACTGGTACGAAGGAATGAGACAGAGCTGGGCGAGGAGGAATTTTGGCAGAGCGAGCTCCGGCTGGAAAAGGAGTGTGAGCGAGAGCGGCAGGAGCGGGTTAGAAGCCTGCGGGCCAGCCTGGAGGAGTACACCCAGAGGATCTTTGAGCTGAGTGCGCGGACTGAAGCCCTGCAGGAGGAGATCCAGTGGGAGATGGCTGAGAGAGCCAAGAGGGGGAAGGAGATCTCTCTGCCCAGCCCCATAGAGCTGGAGGACATGGCCACCAAAATGAAAAGGGACCTGGAGGCCAAGGTCAAGCAAGGCACCCAGCTGGAGAGCAACCTGGCCAGTGTGGAGAAAGCCCTGGAGGAAGCTGAAAAGAAC TTGCAGGCCCAGACCCAAGAGCTGGAGGAGTTAAATAAGGAGCTGAGGCAGTGTAATTTGCAGCAGTTTATTCAGCAGACGGGGGCCACGGTGACTGTCCTGCAGGCCAGGTCTGAGGAGGATGCCCAGCCGGAGCCGAGCCCGTGCGAGCTGCCAGCCTACCGGAGAAACGGAG GTTTTCCTCCCACTGCTGGTACCGACTCGCCTCCCCGAGTCAGCACcaagcagctcctcagccatCCCAGGACCCTGCCGGAGCCCCTGGTGTCCAGCCTGAATCCCGAGG TTGTATCAACCAGGCAGAGCATCTGGAGGTAG